One stretch of Rana temporaria chromosome 10, aRanTem1.1, whole genome shotgun sequence DNA includes these proteins:
- the APOA5 gene encoding apolipoprotein A-V — MANKGLVCLLLISSLTVCQSDQSNSRFWDYFSHFMNGKIGWNLQENSVREDSGIKSSLHNGVSYVGKLFGPLQTNFQKQVYEDSDGLRRLIRRELQEVQRKIYPYMDEAHQKISKNLEKLQNRLSPYSEELKYQVRKGAQQLKTQLGLYKDDFSKGATQNVAENIKDQIFLHTMKVRQTLHPLREKLLAEIHYAAEELHGNLSPHALTSQEKLTLHVQELSNKLSQNAKELHKKIHKNLDDLKDHLVSYPQKIRERFPETQAAEPVGPYVEEVAAQVQREVEEFNRNTQMQIEHFTWTINMEMEELNYRLSPASSNLQDTVSSIQEVQEKLESLWKDISQNL, encoded by the exons TCTGCCAATCGGATCAATCTAACAGCAGATTCTGGGATTATTTTAGCCATTTTATGAATGGAAAGATTGGATGGAATCTCCAAGAAAACTCAGTCAGAGAGGACAG cGGGATTAAAAGCAGCCTTCATAATGGGGTCAGCTACGTGGGTAAGTTATTTGGGCCTCTGCAGACAAATTTCCAGAAGCAAGTGTACGAGGATTCTGATGGACTACGTAGACTTATACGCAGGGAGCTTCAGGAGGTCCAAAGGAAAATCTATCCCTATATGGATGAAGCCCACCAAAAGATAAGCAAGAATCTTGAAAAGTTACAAAACCGCTTGTCACCTTACAGTGAGGAACTCAAATATCAGGTGAGGAAGGGAGCACAACAGCTCAAAACGCAGCTTGGCCTGTACAAAGATGACTTTAGTAAAGGGGCGACACAGAACGTTGCAGAAAACATTAAAGACCAAATCTTTCTACACACAATGAAAGTGAGACAAACTTTGCATCCCCTGAGAGAGAAACTTTTGGCAGAGATTCATTATGCAGCTGAGGAGCTTCATGGGAACCTGTCGCCCCATGCCCTGACTTCTCAGGAAAAATTGACCCTGCATGTACAAGAATTATCGAATAAACTATCACAAAATGCAAAAGAGCTACATAAGAAAATCCACAAAAATCTAGATGACTTAAAGGACCACCTGGTGTCCTATCCCCAGAAAATAAGAGAACGGTTTCCTGAGACTCAAGCAGCTGAGCCTGTAGGCCCTTATGTGGAAGAAGTGGCAGCTCAGGTGCAGAGAGAAGTGGAGGAATTCAACAGGAATACTCAGATGCAGATTGAACATTTTACCTGGACTATTAATATGGAAATGGAGGAGTTGAACTATAGACTATCTCCTGCTTCTTCCAATTTACAGGACACTGTCTCTTCAATACAAGAAGTACAAGAGAAATTGGAATCTTTATGGAAGGATATATCCCAAAACCTGTAA